From Shewanella psychrophila, a single genomic window includes:
- the rplA gene encoding 50S ribosomal protein L1, with translation MAKLTKRARIIREKVEVTKNYDINEAVELLKELATAKFVESVDVAVNLGVDPRKSDQNVRGATVLPHGTGRDVRVAVFTQGANAEAATAAGAELVGMDELAAQVKAGEMNFDVVIASPDAMRVVGQLGQILGPRGLMPNPKTGTVTPNVAEAVKNAKAGQVRYRTDKNGIIHTTIGKVDFETAKLKENLEALVVALVKAKPAAAKGVYLKKVSISTTMGAGVAVDQSTLEDAK, from the coding sequence ATGGCAAAACTAACTAAGCGCGCTCGCATAATACGCGAAAAAGTAGAAGTAACTAAGAACTACGACATCAATGAGGCTGTTGAGCTTCTTAAAGAACTAGCAACTGCTAAGTTCGTTGAGAGTGTAGACGTTGCTGTAAACCTTGGTGTAGACCCACGTAAATCTGACCAAAATGTTCGTGGAGCAACAGTGTTGCCACACGGTACTGGTCGTGACGTTCGTGTTGCCGTGTTCACACAAGGTGCTAATGCTGAAGCTGCTACGGCTGCTGGTGCTGAGCTGGTCGGTATGGACGAGCTTGCTGCACAAGTTAAAGCTGGTGAAATGAACTTCGACGTTGTTATTGCTTCTCCTGATGCAATGCGTGTTGTTGGTCAACTAGGTCAGATCCTAGGCCCACGTGGTCTAATGCCTAACCCTAAGACTGGTACAGTGACACCAAATGTTGCTGAAGCAGTTAAGAACGCTAAAGCTGGTCAGGTTCGTTACCGTACAGATAAGAACGGTATCATCCACACTACTATCGGTAAAGTGGACTTCGAAACTGCTAAGTTGAAAGAAAACTTGGAAGCACTTGTTGTGGCACTAGTGAAAGCTAAGCCTGCAGCAGCTAAAGGTGTTTACCTTAAGAAAGTCAGCATCTCGACCACTATGGGCGCAGGTGTTGCAGTTGACCAGAGTACTCTGGAAGACGCTAAGTAA
- the rplJ gene encoding 50S ribosomal protein L10, whose protein sequence is MALGLEDKKAIVAEVNEAAKGALSAVVADSRGVTVGDMTGLRKAARDAGVFVKVVRNTLAKRAVAGTDFECLSNTFTGPTLIAFSNEHPGAAARLLKDFAKEQEKFEIKAAAFEGEIIPAADIDRLAKLPTYDEAIAQLMMTMKEASAGKLVRTLAALRDQKEEAA, encoded by the coding sequence ATGGCATTAGGACTCGAAGACAAAAAAGCGATTGTTGCTGAAGTCAACGAAGCTGCCAAAGGTGCTTTATCTGCAGTTGTTGCCGATTCACGCGGTGTAACTGTAGGTGATATGACCGGTCTGCGTAAAGCAGCTCGCGATGCTGGTGTATTCGTTAAAGTTGTACGTAATACATTAGCTAAACGCGCAGTTGCGGGTACTGATTTTGAGTGCCTTAGCAATACGTTTACTGGTCCTACTTTGATTGCCTTCTCTAACGAGCACCCAGGTGCTGCAGCGCGTCTTCTTAAAGATTTCGCTAAAGAACAAGAGAAGTTTGAAATCAAAGCAGCAGCCTTTGAAGGGGAAATAATCCCTGCAGCCGATATAGATCGCTTAGCGAAACTGCCAACATACGACGAAGCAATTGCTCAGTTGATGATGACAATGAAAGAAGCATCTGCTGGCAAGCTAGTACGTACACTGGCCGCCCTTCGCGATCAAAAAGAAGAAGCAGCTTAA
- the rplL gene encoding 50S ribosomal protein L7/L12, which produces MSITKDDILNAVAEMSVMEVVELIESMEEKFGVSAAAAVVAGGAAEGGAAAEQTEFDVMMTSFGENKVKVIKALRGATGLGLKEAKAMAEAAPVAVKEAISKEEAETLKTDLEAAGASVEIK; this is translated from the coding sequence ATGTCTATCACTAAAGACGATATCTTAAACGCTGTTGCAGAAATGTCTGTAATGGAAGTTGTTGAACTAATTGAGTCAATGGAAGAGAAGTTCGGCGTATCTGCAGCTGCTGCAGTTGTTGCTGGCGGAGCTGCTGAAGGCGGCGCTGCTGCTGAGCAGACTGAATTTGACGTTATGATGACTTCGTTCGGTGAGAACAAGGTTAAAGTAATTAAAGCTCTTCGTGGCGCTACAGGTCTTGGCCTGAAAGAAGCGAAAGCTATGGCTGAAGCTGCTCCAGTAGCAGTTAAAGAAGCTATTTCTAAAGAAGAAGCTGAAACGCTTAAGACTGATCTAGAAGCCGCTGGTGCTTCTGTAGAGATCAAGTAA
- the rpoB gene encoding DNA-directed RNA polymerase subunit beta, translating to MVYSYSEKKRIRKDFGKRPKVLDIPYLLSIQLDSFKKFTDQDPTGERGFEAAFRSVFPIKSFSGNSELQYVSYKLGEPVFDVKECQIRGVTYSAPLRVKLRMVLYDREAAPGTVKDIKEQEVYMGDIPLMTDNGTFVINGTERVIVSQLHRSPGVFFDHDRGKTHSSGKVLYNARIIPYRGSWLDFEFDPKDALFVRIDRRRKLPASIMLRALDYSTQDILDLFFDRVNFKIKKDSLVMDLVAERLRGETASYDIKDSDGSILVEKGRRVTARHIRQLEKSKTSELEVPVDYIAGKISGQDYIDPDTGEVLVSANAEITLEDLAKLSMAGIKEISTLYINDLDNGAYMSDTLRIDSTTNRLEALVEIYRMMRPGEPPTKDAAEGLFQNLFFSEERYDLSKVGRMKFNRRLSIGEDEGSGILSKEDIVAVMKNIITIRNGGDEVDDIDHLGNRRIRSVGEMAENQFRVGLVRVERAVRERLSLGDLNELMPQDLINAKPISAAVKEFFGSSQLSQFMDQNNPLSEVTHKRRISALGPGGLTRERAGFEVRDVHPTHYGRLCPIETPEGPNIGLINSLASFARTNSYGFLETPYRKVEDGVVTDQIDYLSAIEEGRYVIAQANIEIDNNGRLLEEQVACRHKGDSTFMRGTDIQYMDVSPQQIISVAASLIPFLEHDDANRALMGANMQRQAVPTLRADKPLVGTGIERIIAVDSGVVVAAKRGGSVDYVDASRIVVKVNESELRPGEAGIDIYNLTKYTRSNQNTCINQRPCCSVGDPVVRGDVLADGPSTDLGDLALGQNMRIAFMPWNGYNFEDSILISERVAQEDRFTTIHIQELSCIARDTKLGSEEITADIPNVGESALSKLDESGIVYIGAEVKGGDILVGKVTPKGETQLTPEEKLLRAIFGEKASDVKDSSLRVPNSVKGTIIDVQVFTRDGVEKDKRAVEIEEMHIAQAKKDLTEEFQILEEGVYGRARKLLLNAGFDQAQLDAIPRSQLLVQTIDDEAKQTELEQLAEQHDELKADFDKKFEVKRRKITQGDDLAPGVLKIVKVYLAVKRTIQPGDKMAGRHGNKGVISKINPVEDMPYDENGNPIDIVLNPLGVPSRMNIGQILEVHMGAAAKGIGDQITAMLEEQRQLAEIRGYIKEVYELGDEVLQRVDIDSFTDDEVLRLAKNLKGGIPIATPAFDGAKEKEIKEMLALAKLPTSGQRTLYDGRTGNEFERQVTVGYMYMLKLNHLVDDKMHARSTGSYSLVTQQPLGGKAQFGGQRFGEMEVWALEAYGAAYTLQEMLTVKSDDVNGRTQMYKNIVDGNHQMQPGMPESFNVLLKEIRSLGINIELDQD from the coding sequence ATGGTTTACTCCTATTCTGAAAAGAAGCGTATTCGTAAAGATTTTGGTAAACGTCCAAAAGTTTTGGATATCCCTTACCTACTCTCAATACAGTTGGACTCATTTAAGAAGTTCACTGATCAAGATCCTACTGGTGAGCGTGGTTTTGAAGCCGCTTTCCGTAGCGTTTTTCCCATCAAGAGCTTTTCTGGTAACTCAGAGCTGCAGTATGTCAGCTATAAGTTAGGTGAGCCTGTTTTTGATGTGAAAGAGTGTCAGATCCGCGGTGTTACATACTCCGCACCATTGCGCGTGAAATTGCGTATGGTGTTGTATGACCGTGAAGCTGCACCTGGCACAGTCAAAGACATTAAAGAACAAGAAGTCTACATGGGGGATATCCCTCTAATGACAGACAACGGTACCTTTGTTATCAATGGTACTGAGCGTGTTATCGTATCTCAGTTACACCGTTCACCCGGTGTGTTCTTCGATCATGACCGTGGCAAGACCCACTCTTCAGGTAAAGTGTTATATAACGCACGTATCATCCCTTACCGTGGTTCTTGGTTAGATTTTGAATTCGATCCAAAAGATGCATTGTTTGTACGTATCGATCGCCGTCGTAAACTTCCGGCGTCTATCATGTTGCGTGCATTAGATTATTCGACTCAGGATATTCTGGATCTATTCTTCGATCGTGTTAATTTCAAGATCAAGAAAGATTCATTAGTGATGGATCTTGTTGCAGAACGTCTTCGTGGCGAGACTGCAAGTTACGACATCAAAGATTCAGATGGCAGTATCTTAGTTGAGAAGGGACGCCGCGTTACTGCACGTCACATTCGTCAGCTAGAGAAGTCAAAGACCTCTGAGTTAGAAGTGCCGGTAGATTACATTGCAGGTAAGATTTCTGGTCAGGATTATATCGATCCTGATACAGGCGAAGTACTGGTTTCAGCTAACGCTGAGATCACACTTGAAGATCTTGCTAAGCTTTCAATGGCCGGCATCAAAGAAATAAGCACTCTGTATATCAACGATCTTGATAACGGTGCTTACATGTCAGATACCCTACGTATTGACTCTACAACTAACCGCCTAGAGGCGTTGGTTGAGATCTATCGTATGATGCGTCCTGGCGAGCCACCAACCAAAGATGCGGCTGAAGGCCTATTCCAGAACTTGTTCTTCAGTGAAGAGCGTTATGACCTGTCTAAAGTCGGTCGTATGAAGTTCAACCGTCGTCTAAGCATTGGCGAAGATGAAGGTTCAGGTATCCTATCTAAGGAAGACATCGTTGCGGTAATGAAGAACATCATTACTATTCGTAACGGTGGCGATGAGGTCGATGATATCGATCACTTGGGTAACCGTCGTATCCGTAGTGTTGGCGAAATGGCTGAGAACCAGTTCCGTGTTGGTCTAGTTCGTGTAGAACGTGCCGTACGTGAACGTTTGAGTCTTGGTGATCTTAATGAGCTTATGCCACAAGATTTAATCAACGCTAAGCCAATCTCTGCAGCAGTTAAAGAGTTCTTCGGTTCATCTCAACTGTCTCAGTTTATGGATCAGAACAACCCACTTTCAGAAGTGACTCACAAGCGCCGTATTTCGGCTCTTGGTCCTGGTGGTTTGACTCGTGAACGTGCAGGCTTCGAAGTTCGAGATGTACACCCGACTCATTACGGTCGTTTGTGTCCAATCGAAACTCCTGAAGGTCCAAACATTGGTCTGATTAACTCGTTAGCGAGTTTCGCGCGTACTAACTCATATGGTTTCCTCGAAACACCTTACCGCAAGGTAGAAGATGGTGTGGTTACCGATCAGATAGATTATCTGTCGGCAATCGAAGAGGGTCGTTATGTTATCGCTCAGGCGAATATAGAGATAGATAATAACGGACGCCTACTCGAAGAGCAGGTTGCCTGTCGTCATAAGGGTGATTCAACCTTTATGCGCGGTACTGATATCCAGTATATGGATGTATCACCGCAACAGATCATCTCAGTGGCAGCCTCATTGATTCCGTTCCTAGAACATGATGATGCTAACCGAGCTTTGATGGGCGCGAACATGCAACGTCAAGCTGTACCTACACTAAGAGCTGATAAGCCATTAGTTGGTACTGGTATTGAGCGCATCATTGCGGTCGATTCAGGCGTTGTAGTTGCTGCTAAGCGTGGTGGTAGTGTCGATTATGTTGATGCTAGCCGTATTGTTGTTAAGGTTAACGAATCTGAGCTACGTCCAGGCGAAGCTGGTATCGATATCTACAACCTGACTAAGTACACACGTTCTAACCAGAACACCTGTATTAACCAACGTCCTTGTTGTTCTGTTGGCGACCCAGTGGTTCGTGGTGACGTATTGGCCGATGGTCCTTCTACGGATCTGGGTGATCTGGCTCTTGGTCAGAACATGCGTATCGCGTTCATGCCTTGGAACGGTTACAACTTCGAGGATTCAATCCTCATCTCTGAGCGTGTAGCTCAGGAAGATCGTTTCACTACTATCCATATTCAGGAGCTTTCTTGTATCGCTCGTGATACTAAATTGGGTAGTGAAGAGATCACTGCTGATATTCCAAACGTGGGTGAGTCTGCGCTTTCTAAGCTGGATGAATCGGGTATCGTTTATATCGGTGCCGAAGTTAAGGGTGGCGACATCCTAGTTGGTAAAGTAACGCCTAAGGGTGAAACTCAGCTGACTCCAGAGGAGAAACTCCTCCGAGCTATCTTCGGTGAGAAGGCCTCTGACGTTAAAGACAGCTCGCTACGTGTACCTAACTCAGTGAAAGGTACTATCATCGACGTCCAGGTATTTACCCGTGACGGCGTTGAGAAAGACAAGCGTGCGGTTGAAATCGAAGAGATGCATATCGCTCAGGCCAAGAAAGATTTGACCGAAGAGTTCCAAATCCTCGAAGAGGGTGTTTATGGACGTGCACGTAAACTGCTATTGAATGCAGGTTTCGACCAGGCACAACTCGATGCTATTCCTCGTTCTCAGTTGCTCGTACAGACAATTGATGATGAAGCTAAGCAGACAGAACTTGAGCAGCTTGCCGAGCAGCATGACGAATTGAAAGCAGACTTCGATAAGAAGTTTGAGGTCAAGCGTCGTAAAATCACCCAAGGTGATGACTTAGCACCTGGCGTACTTAAGATAGTTAAGGTTTACCTTGCTGTTAAACGTACTATCCAACCTGGTGATAAGATGGCTGGTCGTCACGGTAACAAGGGTGTTATCTCTAAGATTAACCCTGTTGAAGACATGCCTTACGATGAGAACGGTAACCCAATCGACATCGTATTGAACCCGCTTGGTGTACCATCTCGTATGAACATCGGTCAGATCTTAGAGGTTCACATGGGCGCCGCGGCTAAAGGCATTGGTGATCAGATCACCGCTATGCTTGAAGAGCAGCGTCAATTGGCTGAAATTCGCGGTTACATCAAAGAAGTATACGAGTTAGGTGACGAGGTGCTGCAGCGCGTCGATATCGATTCGTTTACTGATGATGAAGTCCTGCGTTTGGCCAAGAACCTTAAGGGCGGTATTCCGATTGCTACACCAGCATTCGATGGTGCGAAAGAGAAAGAGATCAAGGAAATGCTTGCACTTGCTAAGCTTCCTACCTCTGGTCAACGTACCTTGTATGATGGTCGTACCGGTAATGAATTTGAGCGTCAGGTAACCGTAGGTTACATGTATATGCTCAAGCTTAACCACTTGGTTGACGACAAGATGCATGCTCGTTCTACGGGTTCGTACAGTCTTGTTACTCAGCAGCCATTGGGTGGTAAAGCTCAGTTTGGTGGTCAGCGTTTCGGAGAGATGGAAGTATGGGCACTAGAAGCATACGGTGCTGCATATACTCTTCAAGAGATGCTAACTGTTAAGTCTGATGATGTTAACGGCCGTACTCAGATGTATAAAAACATCGTCGACGGTAATCACCAGATGCAACCAGGCATGCCAGAGTCATTCAACGTACTGTTGAAGGAAATCCGTTCACTCGGTATTAATATCGAGTTGGATCAAGACTAA
- the rpoC gene encoding DNA-directed RNA polymerase subunit beta' yields the protein MKDLLKFLKQQSKTEEFNGIKIGLASPDLIRSWSFGEVKKPETINYRTFKPEREGLFCARIFGPVKDYECLCGKYKRLKHRGVICEKCGVEVTQTKVRRERMGHIDLASPVAHIWFLKSLPSRIGLMLDMTLRDIERVLYFESFVVIEPGMTSLERGQMLTEENYLDALEEYGDEFEAKMGAEAVLELLRAIELEKEIEMMREELPSINSETRRKKITKRLKLIEAFFQSGNKPEWMILKVLPVLPPDLRPLVPLDGGRFATSDLNDLYRRVINRNNRLKRLLDLAAPDIIVRNEKRMLQESVDALLDNGRRGRAITGSNKRPLKSLADMIKGKQGRFRQNLLGKRVDYSGRSVITVGPTLRLHQCGLPKKMALELFKPFIYGKLEGRGLATTIKAAKKMVEREVAEVWDVLDEVIREHPVMLNRAPTLHRLGIQAFEPVLIEGKAIQLHPLVCAAYNADFDGDQMAVHVPLTLEAQLEARSLMMSTNNILSPANGEPVITPSQDVVLGLYYASRMCVNGKGEGMVFESIDEVEKAYRTGFAEIHARIKVRVTETHIADNGERTEARRIIDTTVGRSLLSRILPKGLSFDLVNQNMGKKQIGKLLNTCYRQLGLKDTVIFADQLMYAGFHYATVSGASVGIDDMVIPAAKYTLVADAEAEVLEIQEQFQSGLVTAGERYNKVIDIWASANEKISKAMMDNLSTETVINRDGEQEEQESFNSIYMMADSGARGSAAQIRQLAGMRGLMAKPDGSIIETPIVANFREGLNVSQYFISTHGARKGLADTALKTANSGYLTRRLVDVAQDLVVIEDDCGTFEGLTMKPLIEGGDVVEPLRERVLGRVVAIDVLYPGSEKILAPRNTLLDEAWCDALEENSIDEVIVRSVISCNTDFGVCKACYGRDLARGHIINQGEAIGVVAAQSIGEPGTQLTMRTFHIGGAASRASAENNVQVKNAGTLKLHNAKHVTNSEGKLVIVSRSSEIAIIDELGREKERYKVPYGTILEKLEEATVASGEIIANWDPHTHPIISEVAGTIKFVDMIEGVTMTRQTDELTGLSSIVVMEVGQRPTAGKEMRPAIRLLDASGEDLKIPGTEVPAQYFLPGKAIVNQDDNAAINVGDALARIPQESSKTRDITGGLPRVADLFEARKPKEPAILAEYSGTISFGKETKGKRRLLITPADGGKPYEEMIPKWRNLNVFEGEKVERGEVIADGAEAAHDILRLRGIHKVANYIVNEVQDVYRLQGVKINDKHIEVIIRQMLRKCLITDAGDSQFLAGEQAEVARVKIANRELEAQGKKPATFDRELLGITKASLATESFISAASFQETTRVLTEAAVGGKSDKLRGLKENVIVGRLIPAGTGYAYHQKRNAAAAAKASGKTTEQPSAITASEAEQNLADLLNLAGSSD from the coding sequence GTGAAAGACTTATTAAAGTTTCTGAAACAGCAAAGCAAGACCGAAGAATTTAACGGTATCAAGATCGGACTAGCGTCGCCAGATCTGATCCGCTCTTGGTCGTTTGGTGAAGTTAAGAAGCCAGAAACCATTAACTATCGTACTTTCAAGCCCGAGCGTGAAGGCTTGTTCTGTGCGCGTATTTTTGGTCCAGTAAAAGATTATGAGTGTTTATGTGGTAAATATAAGCGCTTAAAACACCGCGGTGTGATCTGTGAGAAGTGTGGCGTTGAAGTTACACAGACTAAAGTACGTCGTGAGCGTATGGGTCACATAGATCTAGCCAGCCCAGTAGCACATATCTGGTTCCTTAAGTCACTGCCGTCTCGTATTGGTTTGATGCTGGATATGACTCTGCGTGACATCGAACGTGTACTTTACTTCGAATCATTCGTTGTGATTGAGCCTGGCATGACCAGCCTTGAGCGCGGACAGATGCTAACCGAAGAGAATTATCTTGACGCGTTAGAAGAGTACGGTGACGAGTTTGAAGCTAAGATGGGTGCCGAAGCAGTTCTTGAATTGCTACGTGCTATCGAGCTTGAGAAAGAAATTGAAATGATGCGTGAAGAATTGCCATCAATCAATTCTGAAACTCGTCGCAAGAAGATCACTAAGCGTCTTAAGCTTATTGAGGCCTTCTTCCAATCAGGTAACAAGCCTGAGTGGATGATCCTTAAAGTGCTACCGGTTCTGCCACCTGATCTACGCCCTCTAGTTCCACTAGATGGTGGACGTTTCGCTACGTCTGATCTTAACGACCTTTACCGTCGTGTGATCAACCGTAACAACCGTCTTAAGCGTCTGTTAGATCTAGCTGCACCAGACATCATCGTACGTAACGAAAAACGTATGCTGCAAGAGTCTGTTGATGCGCTATTGGATAACGGTCGTCGTGGTCGTGCTATTACTGGTTCTAACAAGCGTCCGCTTAAATCTTTGGCCGATATGATCAAAGGTAAGCAAGGTCGTTTCCGTCAGAACTTGTTAGGTAAGCGTGTTGATTACTCTGGTCGTTCGGTAATTACCGTAGGTCCAACGCTTCGCCTACATCAGTGTGGTCTTCCTAAGAAGATGGCACTCGAGCTATTTAAACCTTTCATCTATGGCAAGCTTGAAGGTCGTGGTCTAGCGACAACGATTAAAGCCGCTAAGAAGATGGTCGAACGTGAAGTTGCCGAAGTATGGGATGTACTAGACGAAGTAATTCGTGAACATCCAGTCATGCTTAACCGTGCACCAACACTTCACCGTCTTGGTATTCAGGCATTTGAGCCGGTACTGATTGAAGGTAAAGCGATTCAGCTTCACCCACTCGTTTGTGCGGCGTACAACGCCGATTTCGATGGTGACCAAATGGCTGTTCACGTGCCGCTGACGCTTGAAGCTCAGTTAGAAGCACGTTCGTTAATGATGTCTACTAACAACATTCTATCGCCAGCAAACGGCGAGCCGGTTATTACACCGTCACAGGATGTTGTATTGGGTCTTTACTATGCCAGCCGTATGTGTGTTAACGGTAAAGGCGAAGGTATGGTTTTCGAGTCAATCGATGAAGTTGAAAAAGCTTATCGTACTGGTTTCGCTGAAATCCATGCTCGCATCAAGGTGCGTGTAACTGAGACTCATATTGCCGACAATGGCGAGCGTACTGAAGCACGTCGTATTATAGATACTACAGTGGGCCGTTCACTCCTTTCTCGCATCTTACCGAAAGGCTTGTCTTTCGATCTGGTTAACCAGAACATGGGTAAGAAGCAGATAGGTAAACTATTGAACACTTGTTATCGTCAGTTGGGTCTAAAAGATACTGTTATCTTTGCTGACCAATTGATGTATGCGGGTTTCCACTATGCAACAGTATCGGGTGCCTCTGTAGGTATCGATGATATGGTTATCCCAGCAGCTAAGTACACCTTAGTTGCCGATGCCGAAGCAGAAGTGCTTGAAATTCAAGAGCAGTTCCAATCGGGTCTTGTTACCGCCGGTGAGCGTTATAACAAGGTCATCGATATCTGGGCAAGCGCCAACGAGAAGATTTCTAAAGCCATGATGGATAACCTGTCTACTGAGACAGTGATTAACCGTGACGGTGAACAGGAAGAGCAAGAGTCGTTTAACAGCATCTATATGATGGCTGATTCGGGTGCTCGTGGTAGTGCTGCACAGATTCGACAGTTAGCAGGTATGCGTGGTCTGATGGCTAAGCCAGATGGCTCAATCATCGAAACCCCAATTGTGGCTAACTTCCGTGAAGGTCTGAACGTATCACAGTACTTCATCTCGACTCACGGTGCACGTAAGGGTCTAGCCGATACCGCATTGAAGACAGCTAACTCCGGTTACCTGACTCGACGTCTGGTTGATGTTGCTCAAGATCTCGTCGTTATCGAAGATGATTGTGGTACATTCGAAGGTCTTACGATGAAGCCGCTTATTGAAGGTGGTGATGTTGTTGAGCCACTACGTGAGCGTGTACTCGGTCGTGTGGTTGCTATCGATGTACTTTATCCTGGTTCTGAGAAGATTCTTGCTCCTCGTAACACTCTGCTCGATGAAGCGTGGTGTGATGCCTTGGAAGAGAACTCTATCGATGAAGTTATTGTTCGTTCTGTCATTAGCTGTAATACCGATTTCGGTGTTTGTAAAGCCTGTTATGGTCGTGATTTGGCTCGAGGTCATATCATCAACCAAGGTGAAGCTATTGGTGTAGTTGCTGCTCAGTCAATTGGTGAGCCAGGAACACAGCTAACGATGCGTACCTTCCACATTGGTGGTGCGGCTTCTCGAGCTTCTGCTGAAAACAACGTTCAGGTTAAGAATGCCGGTACACTTAAGTTACATAACGCTAAGCATGTAACAAATAGTGAAGGCAAATTGGTTATCGTCTCTCGTTCATCTGAGATCGCGATTATTGATGAGCTTGGTCGTGAGAAAGAGCGCTATAAGGTGCCTTACGGAACGATTCTGGAGAAACTAGAAGAAGCGACTGTAGCTTCTGGCGAAATCATCGCTAACTGGGATCCCCATACTCACCCAATCATCTCTGAGGTTGCGGGTACCATTAAGTTTGTCGATATGATTGAAGGTGTCACTATGACACGTCAAACAGATGAACTAACGGGTCTATCTTCAATCGTCGTTATGGAAGTAGGTCAACGTCCAACAGCTGGTAAAGAGATGCGTCCTGCGATTCGTCTTCTAGATGCTAGCGGTGAAGACTTGAAGATTCCGGGTACTGAAGTGCCTGCGCAATACTTCCTTCCTGGTAAAGCGATTGTTAACCAGGACGATAACGCCGCGATTAATGTCGGTGATGCGTTAGCGCGTATCCCACAGGAGTCATCAAAGACTCGTGATATTACCGGTGGTCTGCCTCGCGTTGCTGATTTGTTCGAAGCGCGTAAGCCAAAAGAGCCGGCAATTCTTGCCGAGTACTCAGGTACTATCTCGTTTGGTAAAGAGACTAAAGGTAAGCGTCGTCTATTGATAACGCCTGCCGATGGTGGCAAGCCTTACGAAGAGATGATCCCTAAGTGGCGTAACCTTAACGTGTTCGAAGGTGAAAAAGTCGAACGTGGTGAAGTTATTGCCGATGGTGCTGAGGCTGCTCACGATATTCTACGTCTTCGTGGAATTCATAAAGTGGCTAACTATATCGTTAATGAAGTTCAAGACGTTTACCGTCTACAGGGCGTAAAGATTAACGATAAGCATATCGAAGTGATTATCCGTCAGATGCTACGTAAGTGTTTGATCACAGATGCAGGCGACAGTCAGTTCCTTGCTGGTGAGCAAGCAGAAGTGGCCCGCGTCAAGATCGCTAACCGTGAGCTTGAAGCTCAGGGTAAGAAGCCTGCGACCTTTGACCGTGAGCTGTTGGGTATCACCAAGGCATCGCTTGCAACAGAGTCGTTTATCTCTGCTGCATCGTTCCAGGAAACTACCCGCGTACTTACGGAAGCGGCTGTAGGCGGTAAGAGTGATAAACTACGCGGTCTGAAAGAGAACGTGATAGTGGGTCGCTTGATTCCTGCTGGTACCGGTTATGCTTACCATCAGAAACGTAATGCAGCAGCTGCTGCGAAAGCATCGGGTAAGACGACTGAACAGCCGTCTGCCATCACTGCAAGTGAAGCCGAGCAAAACTTGGCTGACCTGCTAAATCTTGCTGGAAGTTCTGATTAA
- the rpsL gene encoding 30S ribosomal protein S12, producing MATVNQLVRKPRTPKVDKTNVPALNACPQKRGVCTRVYTTTPKKPNSALRKVARVRLTNGFEVTSYIGGEGHNLQEHSVILIRGGRVKDLPGVRYHTIRGALDCAGVSDRRQGRSKYGAKRPKS from the coding sequence ATGGCAACTGTAAACCAGTTGGTCCGTAAGCCTCGCACGCCAAAAGTCGACAAGACTAATGTGCCTGCGTTGAATGCGTGTCCACAAAAACGTGGTGTTTGTACTCGCGTATACACGACCACACCAAAAAAACCTAACTCTGCACTACGTAAAGTAGCTCGTGTGCGTCTTACTAACGGTTTCGAAGTTACTTCGTACATCGGCGGTGAAGGCCACAACCTGCAGGAGCACAGCGTAATTCTAATCCGTGGTGGTCGTGTTAAAGATCTACCCGGTGTGCGTTACCACACTATTCGTGGCGCGTTAGATTGTGCTGGCGTGAGTGACCGTCGTCAAGGTCGCTCTAAGTACGGAGCTAAGCGTCCTAAGTCTTAA
- the rpsG gene encoding 30S ribosomal protein S7: MPRRRVVGQRKILPDPKFKSELLAKFINVIMQDGKKSTAEKIIYKALDTAFEKKGEDHLVILEAALENVRPSVEVKSRRVGGSTYQVPCEVRPVRRNALGMRWLVEAARKRGEKSMALRLAGELVDASENKGTAVKKREDVHRMAEANKAFAHYRW, from the coding sequence ATGCCAAGACGTCGCGTTGTAGGACAACGTAAAATCCTACCAGATCCAAAGTTTAAAAGTGAGTTGTTGGCTAAGTTCATCAACGTCATCATGCAGGACGGCAAAAAGTCGACTGCAGAAAAAATTATCTATAAGGCACTAGATACCGCTTTCGAAAAGAAAGGCGAAGACCATCTAGTGATCCTTGAAGCAGCCCTGGAAAACGTTCGCCCTTCAGTCGAGGTTAAGTCTCGTCGTGTTGGTGGTTCTACTTACCAGGTACCATGTGAAGTACGCCCAGTTCGTCGTAATGCATTGGGTATGCGTTGGTTAGTTGAAGCTGCTCGTAAGCGCGGTGAAAAATCTATGGCTCTACGTCTAGCAGGTGAATTGGTAGACGCTTCAGAAAACAAAGGTACTGCTGTTAAGAAGCGCGAAGACGTGCATCGTATGGCAGAAGCAAACAAAGCGTTTGCTCATTACCGCTGGTAA